AAGATTGAGTCCGAGATGAAAGTTGGAGCTAAAAAAGGTGAGCATAATAGTGAGAGAAAAAGCTATTTCAGTGGTTATAGACCAAGAAGGTTCGATACGAGACTAGGGACAGTTTATCTTATGATTCCAAAGATAAGAAAAGGTGGCTACATTCCCTTTTTCATCACCGAAAAGAGAAGAAGTGAACAGGCTCTGATTTCGATGGTGAAAGAGGCATACGTCAATGGAATATCAACAAGAAAGATAGAGCGCCTTGCAAAAGAGCTTGGAATCGAGAATATCAGTGCTTCGCAGGTATCACAAATCAATAAGGGATTGGACGAGCAAGTTGAAAAGTTTCGCAACCGTTCTTTGGAAAAAGAGTATCCCAACGCAAGGGTTGACGCTTTGTATGAGAAAGTGAGAGACTATGAAGGAAGAGTGGTATCTACCGCTATTATGATAGCTTATGGTGTAACACTAGAAGGCAAAAGAGAAGTATTAGCCATAGAGCCATTTATCAATGAGTCTTATGAGACTTGGAGAAATTTCTTTGAGAGACTCAAAGAAAGAGGATTACAAAAGATTGCTTTGCTTATTAGTGATGTACATTTAGGGATTCAAAAGGCTTTCAAAGAGAGTTTTATTGGCGCATCATGGCAACGGTGTAAAGTCCATTTTATGCGTAATATCCTGGCTCATGTTCCACCTAAAGCAAAAGAGAAATTTGCAGCCAAACTTAAAACTATTTGGCTACAAGAGGGCAAAAAAGATGCATTCATAATAGCACAGATGATTAT
This Nitrosophilus labii DNA region includes the following protein-coding sequences:
- a CDS encoding IS256 family transposase, which codes for MTQFVVDEDPLLSMMKWMMEQLMKIESEMKVGAKKGEHNSERKSYFSGYRPRRFDTRLGTVYLMIPKIRKGGYIPFFITEKRRSEQALISMVKEAYVNGISTRKIERLAKELGIENISASQVSQINKGLDEQVEKFRNRSLEKEYPNARVDALYEKVRDYEGRVVSTAIMIAYGVTLEGKREVLAIEPFINESYETWRNFFERLKERGLQKIALLISDVHLGIQKAFKESFIGASWQRCKVHFMRNILAHVPPKAKEKFAAKLKTIWLQEGKKDAFIIAQMIIEEFRKKFPEATQVLQNGLEDSLQFYHFPQIDKRRISSTNVLERINKEIRRRSKVVSVFPSRESYIRLITTYLMEYTEDWEIERSYIHPQKLQEVMEIYEAQLKAA